The Corvus moneduloides isolate bCorMon1 chromosome 18, bCorMon1.pri, whole genome shotgun sequence genome window below encodes:
- the LOC116453107 gene encoding solute carrier family 2, facilitated glucose transporter member 11-like isoform X7: MTGFLSNLVQYQGLFQMITVLGIGGTFQIGFQISAITYMSQHVKAFINETWLERYGYPIQQDNLLFLWSITVSIFGIGGLFGSSGSRYLTVKFGKKKCLLCNNVLMIVAASIMGCSKIAQSFEMILIGRFLCGVSAGLCVPLHHQYVGEISPKKLRGFANSTSSFFWSLGKVMGQISGQRELLGSQSLWPMLMASCGFPALVQLVALPFFPESPPYLLMHAGDQEGCKKAIRQLWGEGQHQAEIDDIMKEKATMKNTKILSVLELVKEPAFRWQLYMTAILTGTIQLCGINAIYLYTFEVLQAAGFDEQMASYMTLSIGLSELVAAVVCSSIIERLGRKVLLKGGYWIMGSLLAAITVTLSLQTGVRFASRAMILLSHCCRFFRSKSPGLSVLTRSSTDTL; this comes from the exons ATGACCGGCTTCCTATCAAACCTG GTACAGTACCAGGGGCTCTTTCAAATGATCACTGTCCTGGGGATTGGTGGTACATTCCAAATTGGCTTTCAAATTTCTGCTATCACCTACATGTCTCAG caTGTTAAGGCTTTCATCAATGAAACTTGGCTGGAGCGATATGGCTATCCCATCCAACAGGATAACCTCTTGTTCCTGTGGTCTATCACCGTGTCCATCTTTGGTATAGGAGGTCTCTTTGGTTCTTCAGGAAGCAGATACCTCACTGTCAAATTTGGCAA aaagaaatgtcTCTTGTGCAACAATGTGCTCATGATAGTGGCAGCATCTATCATGGGCTGCAGTAAAATAGCCCAGTCCTTTGAGATGATTCTAATTGGACGCTTCCTATGTGGAGTAAGTGCAG GTCTTTGCGTTCCTCTACATCACCAATATGTTGGAGAAATTTCCCCTAAGAAGCTACGTGGATTTGCAAACTCTACTTCCTCCTTCTTTTGGTCGTTGGGAAAAGTCATGGGGCAAATTTCAGGACAAAG ggagctgctgggcagccagTCCCTGTGGCCCATGCTGATGGCCTCCTGTGGATTCCCAGCACTGGTCCAGCTGGTCGcacttcccttcttcccagagTCCCCACCATATCTCCTCATGCATGCAGGAGACCAGGAAGGCTGCAAAAAAG CCATAAGGCAGCTTTGGGGTGAAGGCCAACACCAAGCAGAGATTGATGACATCATGAAAGAGAAGGCAACAATGAAAAACACCAAGATCTTGAGTGTCCTGGAACTAGTGAAAGAACCAGCTTTCCGTTGGCAGCTGTACATGACAGCTATTCTGACCGGCACAATTCAGCTATGTGGCATCAATGCA atatatttatatacttttGAAGTCCTCCAGGCAGCTGGCTTTGATGAACAAATGGCCTCCTATATGACCCTCTCTATTGGACTCTCCGAACTCGTAGCTGCTGTAGTCTGT AGCTCCATCATTGAGCGACTGGGCAGGAAAGTGCTCCTAAAAGGAGGCTACTGGATCATGGGTTCACTGCTAGCTGCTATCACCGTGACTCTCTCCCTACAG ACTGGAGTCCGGTTTGCCTCTCGAGCAATGATACTTCTGAGTCATTGCTGTAGATTCTTCAGAAGCAAATCACCTGGGTTATCAGTACTCACCCGGAGCTCTACAGATACACTGTAA